The Arabidopsis thaliana chromosome 5, partial sequence genomic interval TAGgcatgattttgttttattgcaCAGGGGGTTTCTACTACCATATGGACTTATCCGACTTACTTGATTATATTGCAGTAATGTCAGCTGTTGGTGGACTTAAGGTCGGAGTTGATGTAGTTGAGCAAGGTAATGCAGATGATAGtgtaattaaatttgaatttttttggtattggctttttatctttttcattgTATCTTTTGCTATTGTtcagctttctcttctttcttctttgcagaTCAAGTGGTGATGATTTCAGTTGCATTTCTGGTGATCCTCTTTAGTCTACAAAAATATGGGACGAGTAAGATGGGACTAGTAGTAGGTCCTGCCTTACTTATATGGTTCTGTTCTCTTGCTGGTATTGGAATTTACAACCTGATCAAATACGATAGCAGTGTTTACAGAGCATTCAACCCTGTCCACATCTATTACTTCTTCAAGAGGAATTCTATAAATGCGTGGTATGCACTTGGAGGTTGCATTCTCTGTGCTACAGGTAATTTTTCACTTTTGCTGGATGGCTTAAATTTCATTAGAAATTAATTAGATTACTCTTGTAGCAATGGCTAACTGAACTAAGTAAGCCTTTTTATGCTCAATAATCCGCCTAATATTGTGACACTTTCTTTGTTGATTGTTCATGTTATATAATCTTTATCTTTCAGGCTCAGAGGCATTATTTGCAGACCTTTGCTACTTTTCTGTTAGATCAGTCCAGGTAAATGAAGAGTAGAAAGCCTTTGGCGGCTgatgttttatctttttctttttgtatgcTACTTTTTGCCACTAATTTTCTGcaactttaatttatttcgTAGTGGTTTTCTGCAGCTTACATTTGTGTGTCTTGTCCTGCCGTGCCTCATGTTGGGTTATATGGGACAAGCTGCATACCTGATGGAGAATCATGCGGATGCTAGTCAAGCTTTCTTTTCATCTGTTCCAGGTAAAGTTCAGCTGCTTCCTTCAATCAGTAATATACATGCCTCTTTGGCAAATGAAACCACTTTGATTTCCCTGCAAAGGCTGTTCTTGTGGTGTGGATTAGAAACTTGTATTTCAAATTAGTATTAAGTTATTGATTCATCATTCCGTTCTGTAGGCTCTGCATTCTGGCCAGTCCTTTTCATAGCCAACATTGCAGCTCTGATTGCCAGTCGCACAATGACGACTGCAACATTTTCATGTATTAAACAGTCAACAGCTCTGGGTTGTTTCCCTCGTCTCAAAATTATTCACACTTCTCGAAAATTTATGGGCCAGATTTATATACCTGTCCTAAACTGGTTCCTGCTTGCCGTTTGCCTGGTCGTCGTCTGCTCAATCTCAAGTATCGATGAGATTGGAAATGCATATGGTAATAGTTGTTTTCTATGCTTCCCTGTCTAGCTTCGGTGATCCGATATGCTTCCCccgttttgattttctttttcgattTCCCAGGGATGGCTGAGCTAGGAGTGATGATGACAACTACAATTCTAGTGACGTTAATCATGCTTCTTATATGGCAGATAAACATCGTAATCGTGATTGCCTTTCTGGTAGTTTTTCTCGGAGTGGAATTAGTCTTTTTCTCATCAGTCATAGCGAGTGTTGGGGATGGAAGCTGGATAATATTGGTCTTTGCCGTAATCATGTTTGGTATAATGTATATTTGGAACTATGGAAGTAAGCTCAGGTATGAAACAGAAGTCGAACAAAAGCTGTCAATGGATTTAATGAGAGAACTTGGGTGCAACCTGGGAACGATAAGAGCTCCTGGTATCGGTTTGCTGTACAATGAGTTAGTGAAGGGAGTACCGGCAATATTTGGCCATTTTCTGACTACACTTCCTGCAATCCATTCCATGGTCATTTTCGTCTGCATAAAATATGTCCCGGTTCCAGTTGTACCACAGAATGAGAGGTTCCTCTTCAGACGTGTCTGCACCAAAAGCTATCACTTATTCCGTTGCATTGCCAGGTTGGTCTGTTTTTCCCTTTCAGTGATCAAATTTTCATGGTTCATATATGATTGATTAGACTTAACGTAGAGATTCTTACTCAAGTCTGTAGATCTGAtatttccttctctctttttgtattATATAAGAAGTACGTCTTAGAGCCACTGTTTAGCACACAAGAACATATTATCTCCTTCATTCTGTTCCATTTCGTTGCTGAACAAATCGAATATAAACACTCTTTGTGTTATATGTGGTGTAGGTATGGTTATAAAGACGCAAGAAAGGAGACCCACCAAGCATTTGAGCAGCTACTGATCGAGAGCCTCGAGAAATTCATCCGAAGGGAAGCACAAGAACGTTCCTTGGAGAGCGACGGGAACGATGATTCAGACTCAGAGGAAGATTTCCCAGGTTCTAGAGTCGTAATTGGCCCCAACGGAAGCATGTACTCGATGGGGGTTCCCCTTCTCTCTGAGTACAGAGACTTAAACAAACCGATCATGGAAATGAACACTTCATCTGATCACACAAACCACCATCCCTTTGACACATCATCTGACTCCTCTGTATCTGAAGCTGAGCAAAGCCTGGAGAGAGAGTTATCGTTCATACACAAAGCGAAAGAATCAGGGGTGGTGTATCTTCTCGGGCATGGCGATATAAGAGCAAGAAAAGATTCATGGTTCATCAAGAAGTTAGTCATAAACTACTTCTACACATTCCTGAGGAAAAACTGCAGGAGAGGGATCGCAAATTTGAGTGTGCCTCAGTCGCATCTGATGCAGGTCGGTATGACATACATGGTCTGagtatcttctttcttcttttaaacgTAGTTTCTATTCGTGTCCATAGATCTAAATTTGTATGTTGCGTTGATGTTCTTGCATTGTTGTGAAGAATCCGAGTATTTGACTACTCCAATCTATAGAGCATCTAGTAGAGGAAAAAGCTGCCTATGTTGATTTCAGGAATTTTCATGGTTCCCCGAATCTTACATCTTTACTTCCATAGAATCTCGTTTTTGCGCTATGAATTAGGAATCTGTGATTATGATAACGGAGTCTGAAGCCTAGACTCGAAACCACAAGAAGAGAATGGCTAGTCCCCCACTGCCGTTTCTCATGAAAGTGctaatgtttatatattacaatgatgatgatgattgatatTCACTTAGCTTCATCAATGATGGATCTGATAGACTTATTAGATCTCCACCAAGATCTGAGAATCTCCACTGCCAGATCCGCCGCCGCGGGAAAGAGAGGGAAAAGACATTTGACATCAATCTTGAAttagaaaaaagtttaaataattaaattcaaGGAAATGGACTTGATTGCCCAAGAAAAAAGACTTGATGGGCCAGACAAATCTGACATGTATACGTGTCGGAGGTTTATTGGTGGTTACGTGGTCCAAATCAGTGTTTAAAAACAAAGCGATTTACTTCGGTTCTCTTCCTCGGTCTCGcttcaataaaaaaaggaaaaaaaaaatcggtaTCGTTTTCACACCTGGATATAGCCCGAAACGAAGGAAACAAGATTATAAGCTTCTCAGTTCATGCATACTCAGATCGGTTAGGGTTCGTTGATTCTCTTTTTGATTACGAAAGCTTAAGATCTCTTTTGGTggatttttgggtttatcCATCTATGGTGGATCGCAGATCTTTTGGCTCTATAACTCCTCCTCTCCAATTaggtctctttctcttccttctccactGTTTATTTCCCTCCGTTGTTTGGTTCCTTTGCTAGCTTGAAATTACGTTTATTTTGCcatatttttgagtttttcttgCTGCGACATTTGGTAGGCGAATGAATCTATTCATTAGACAGGAACTTAgctcacttcttttttttcttactggTGTTGTTCCACATGTTTGTccgaatttattttttgtctgcTTGATCTGAAATTGCGACGAAATAATGTATTTATGCTCTTGAAATTTCTGCTTTAAGGCTGAATTGCTCTGTTTCATTGGGAATGTTCATATTTTGTTAGTGGTAGCGTAATAGTGTTATCGGAAGATTTTGTACCCAGATTCAAAAAAGTGTTAAGTA includes:
- the KUP7 gene encoding K+ uptake permease 7 (K+ uptake permease 7 (KUP7); FUNCTIONS IN: potassium ion transmembrane transporter activity; INVOLVED IN: potassium ion transport; LOCATED IN: vacuolar membrane, plasma membrane, membrane, plant-type vacuole; EXPRESSED IN: 18 plant structures; EXPRESSED DURING: 11 growth stages; CONTAINS InterPro DOMAIN/s: Potassium uptake protein, kup (InterPro:IPR018519), K+ potassium transporter (InterPro:IPR003855); BEST Arabidopsis thaliana protein match is: K+ uptake permease 5 (TAIR:AT4G33530.1); Has 30201 Blast hits to 17322 proteins in 780 species: Archae - 12; Bacteria - 1396; Metazoa - 17338; Fungi - 3422; Plants - 5037; Viruses - 0; Other Eukaryotes - 2996 (source: NCBI BLink).), which translates into the protein MAEESSMEGSEKEEIDSSGGGFGDMASMDSIESRWVIQDDDDSEIGVDDDNDGFDGTGLESDEDEIPEHRLIRTGPRVDSFDVEALEVPGAPRNDYEDLTVGRKVLLAFQTLGVVFGDVGTSPLYTFSVMFSKSPVQEKEDVIGALSLVLYTLLLVPLIKYVLVVLWANDDGEGGTFALYSLISRHAKISLIPNQLRSDTRISSFRLKVPCPELERSLKLKEKLENSLILKKILLVLVLAGTSMVIADGVVTPAMSVMSAVGGLKVGVDVVEQDQVVMISVAFLVILFSLQKYGTSKMGLVVGPALLIWFCSLAGIGIYNLIKYDSSVYRAFNPVHIYYFFKRNSINAWYALGGCILCATGSEALFADLCYFSVRSVQLTFVCLVLPCLMLGYMGQAAYLMENHADASQAFFSSVPGSAFWPVLFIANIAALIASRTMTTATFSCIKQSTALGCFPRLKIIHTSRKFMGQIYIPVLNWFLLAVCLVVVCSISSIDEIGNAYGMAELGVMMTTTILVTLIMLLIWQINIVIVIAFLVVFLGVELVFFSSVIASVGDGSWIILVFAVIMFGIMYIWNYGSKLRYETEVEQKLSMDLMRELGCNLGTIRAPGIGLLYNELVKGVPAIFGHFLTTLPAIHSMVIFVCIKYVPVPVVPQNERFLFRRVCTKSYHLFRCIARYGYKDARKETHQAFEQLLIESLEKFIRREAQERSLESDGNDDSDSEEDFPGSRVVIGPNGSMYSMGVPLLSEYRDLNKPIMEMNTSSDHTNHHPFDTSSDSSVSEAEQSLERELSFIHKAKESGVVYLLGHGDIRARKDSWFIKKLVINYFYTFLRKNCRRGIANLSVPQSHLMQVGMTYMV